CTTTCGTAAAATCAGATTCACTCTACTTCAAATCGCTTAACCCAAACATACTTTTAATCTCCTCTCGACTCATTGTTCTGATTTTTTGTCTTTTGAGCAACTTGTATAACTAATTCAAGTTCTAAATCCAATACCTGTGATATTTGTACTGCTGTTAAGCCCAATGCTAACAATCCAGGTACAGCTTCTAATTTTGCTTCCAATCGTCCTTCTTGCTTGCCTTCTTCTATACCTTCTTGCTTGCCTTCTTGATAAACTCGCGTCTGCTTCAAATCGCTTAACCCAAACATATTTTCAATCTCCTCTCGACTCATTGTCGGAAATTTATAAACTAATATTGTCTCTATTAATTCTAGTAACTTTTGTCGTTGTGGTTCAATATGAATTTCTTGCTGGGTTCTGTCTATTAACTCCCTAGCAGTAAGAATTGCTCTGTCGTCATCCTCGGTTATTAATTTTATCGTAGCAATCCCAACTGGAAGCAATGCAGTTTCACCTAATTCATCAAGATAAATACGACTCACACGCTGGCTATGAAAAAATTCACTGTAATTATTGATATCTGACACATCTAAACTGCGAGTGGGATAAATAACTACTCCTCGCCAGGAATTTTTGGGTTGATTTTGTCGTATATATAAAAATATTTCAGAAAATAGGCG
This region of Nostoc sp. UHCC 0302 genomic DNA includes:
- a CDS encoding Rpn family recombination-promoting nuclease/putative transposase, yielding MKTDSIFYRLFQEFPSIFFELIGNSPQTADAYNFSSIEIKQTAFRIDGVFLPTQGEQNPIYFVEVQFQADPEIYSRLFSEIFLYIRQNQPKNSWRGVVIYPTRSLDVSDINNYSEFFHSQRVSRIYLDELGETALLPVGIATIKLITEDDDRAILTARELIDRTQQEIHIEPQRQKLLELIETILVYKFPTMSREEIENMFGLSDLKQTRVYQEGKQEGIEEGKQEGRLEAKLEAVPGLLALGLTAVQISQVLDLELELVIQVAQKTKNQNNESRGD